From Pseudomonas sp. CCI4.2, one genomic window encodes:
- a CDS encoding Hcp family type VI secretion system effector, whose protein sequence is MAYHGYMTMTGTQQGLISAGCSSHESIGNKCQTAHTDEIMVLSFDHRMFNAENSNHATHQPALITKNIDKATPLLAQALSNRELVNCEITFYRISKFGTQEKFFTIKLKDCLIADQQMEMPHAVSENDAEPQEHIAIRYRDITWTHHLANTSGWSSWDDSAWNK, encoded by the coding sequence ATGGCTTATCACGGATACATGACCATGACCGGCACACAGCAAGGGCTCATTTCAGCCGGTTGCTCAAGCCACGAATCGATTGGCAACAAGTGCCAGACTGCGCACACGGATGAAATAATGGTGCTCTCATTCGATCATCGAATGTTCAACGCTGAAAACTCGAACCACGCCACACACCAACCCGCACTCATCACTAAAAACATCGATAAGGCCACCCCGTTACTGGCCCAAGCGCTGTCCAATCGCGAACTTGTCAACTGCGAGATTACGTTCTACCGGATCTCGAAGTTCGGAACTCAAGAAAAGTTCTTCACGATCAAACTGAAAGACTGCCTAATAGCCGACCAGCAAATGGAAATGCCCCATGCTGTTTCGGAAAATGACGCCGAGCCCCAGGAACATATTGCTATCCGCTATCGCGATATCACCTGGACGCATCACCTCGCCAATACCAGCGGATGGAGCTCTTGGGATGACTCCGCATGGAACAAATAA
- the tssD gene encoding type VI secretion system tube protein TssD, giving the protein MSIKISMSINGRDQGLISKNCTSKESQGDNSLLEYLDEITVITLKHEMTGSENPEDDSYPPLVITKYLDLSSPMLMNALVNEEMIDCEISVYKELPSGSSEKLYSIALTGGAIIDIHTRHRKPPKNESGTQEKLSILYHTATYTHYGRTAGSFSFVNSTYSKGFQ; this is encoded by the coding sequence ATGAGTATAAAAATATCAATGTCCATCAATGGCCGCGATCAAGGTCTTATTTCCAAAAACTGCACGAGCAAGGAGTCCCAAGGCGACAACAGCTTGCTTGAGTACCTTGACGAAATAACGGTAATCACTCTAAAGCACGAAATGACCGGTTCAGAGAATCCAGAAGATGACTCGTACCCACCGCTAGTCATTACCAAGTATTTGGATCTTTCGTCCCCAATGTTGATGAATGCACTGGTAAACGAGGAAATGATCGACTGTGAGATATCCGTATACAAAGAGTTGCCATCGGGCAGTAGTGAAAAACTCTACTCCATAGCGCTCACAGGAGGTGCGATCATCGACATACATACCAGGCACCGCAAACCACCGAAAAACGAATCAGGAACTCAAGAAAAACTTTCTATTCTTTATCACACCGCGACCTATACACACTATGGACGTACTGCCGGATCCTTTTCGTTTGTAAACTCAACATACAGCAAGGGATTCCAGTAA